A part of Streptomyces sp. NBC_01235 genomic DNA contains:
- a CDS encoding alpha/beta fold hydrolase, which produces MGTKGRVGSFASDEARRRFLAAYERAMSSWPTPREERDVETRYGTTRIYAHGTGDGTPIVLLHGQNATPAVWASNVTALAAGRCVLAVDRVGEPGRSTQTAPIRTAEDTARWFDEVLSGLGVERVHLVGFSYGGWVALNHAVHTPGKVASVTLVEPAGALARFRPTFLLGVIAAVASGSHSYQRRWFGRPVGGTGEGAEATEAMTRVSLEALRSFRGRLPAPRLLTDEELPSVKAPVMVLLGDASRATEASRAQARAQGLLADVRTEIVPGVGHAMPVKVLNDRVPAFLCDVEARISGGASQ; this is translated from the coding sequence ATGGGCACAAAGGGCCGCGTCGGTTCTTTTGCGAGCGACGAGGCACGGAGGCGCTTCCTCGCCGCCTACGAACGGGCGATGAGTTCATGGCCGACTCCGCGCGAGGAGCGGGACGTCGAAACCCGTTACGGCACCACCCGGATCTACGCTCACGGCACGGGGGATGGGACGCCGATCGTGTTACTGCACGGGCAGAACGCGACACCGGCCGTCTGGGCGTCGAACGTCACCGCGCTCGCCGCCGGCCGTTGCGTGCTCGCGGTGGACCGGGTGGGCGAGCCCGGCCGCAGTACGCAGACCGCCCCGATCCGCACGGCCGAGGACACCGCGCGATGGTTCGACGAGGTGCTGAGCGGACTTGGTGTGGAGCGAGTCCACCTGGTCGGCTTCTCGTACGGCGGATGGGTGGCGCTCAACCACGCCGTGCACACCCCAGGGAAGGTTGCCTCGGTAACCCTGGTGGAACCCGCAGGCGCCCTGGCCCGCTTCCGGCCGACGTTCCTGCTGGGGGTGATCGCCGCGGTGGCCAGCGGTTCGCATAGCTATCAGCGCCGCTGGTTCGGCAGGCCCGTCGGGGGCACGGGCGAGGGCGCCGAGGCGACCGAAGCGATGACGCGCGTGTCGTTGGAGGCGCTGCGCTCCTTCCGCGGGCGGCTGCCCGCCCCGCGGTTGCTCACCGACGAGGAGTTGCCCTCGGTGAAGGCGCCGGTCATGGTGCTGCTCGGTGACGCCAGTCGAGCCACGGAGGCCAGCCGCGCGCAGGCAAGGGCACAGGGACTCCTGGCGGACGTGCGGACGGAGATCGTCCCCGGGGTGGGTCATGCAATGCCGGTGAAGGTGCTCAACGACCGGGTGCCCGCGTTCCTGTGCGACGTGGAGGCACGCATCTCAGGCGGCGCTTCGCAGTGA
- a CDS encoding IS256 family transposase, translating into MTAPDSLPLHALAEDNLAAASPDLLRAMIKTFADALMSAEADALCNAEYGQVSDERVNHRNGYRPREWDTRAGTVELAVPKLRQGSYFPHWLLERRRRAEQALISVVATAYLLGVSTRRVEKLAESLGVTQLSKSQVSAMAKHLDEQVAAFRNRPLDAGPYAFVWVDALTQKVREGGRIINVHALIAVGVNADGHREILGIDVATAEDGAGWLAFLRSLTARGLSGVQLVVSDAHTGLVNAIGAVLPGASWQRCRTHYARNLLSQVPKSAQPWVATLLRTVFEQPDADAVQAQMRHVLDAMEAKFPKAAAHLDSAQHELLAFTAFPREIWRQIWSNNPQERLNKEIRRRTDVVGIFPDRTALIRLVGAVLAEQNDEWTEARRYMGLDLLAKTRLHPIESQTDDTVLPTELTA; encoded by the coding sequence ATGACCGCACCTGACAGTCTGCCCCTGCACGCCCTCGCCGAGGACAACCTCGCCGCGGCGAGTCCCGATCTGCTGCGCGCGATGATCAAGACGTTCGCCGATGCGCTCATGTCCGCGGAGGCCGACGCCCTCTGCAATGCCGAATACGGGCAGGTCAGCGACGAACGCGTCAACCACCGCAACGGCTACCGCCCACGCGAGTGGGACACGAGGGCCGGCACCGTCGAACTGGCCGTCCCCAAGCTGCGCCAGGGCAGTTACTTCCCGCACTGGCTCCTCGAACGGCGCCGCCGGGCCGAGCAGGCCCTGATCTCGGTGGTCGCCACCGCCTACCTGCTCGGCGTCTCCACCCGCCGAGTCGAGAAGCTCGCCGAGTCCCTCGGCGTCACCCAGCTGTCGAAGTCGCAGGTCAGCGCGATGGCCAAGCACCTGGACGAGCAGGTCGCCGCGTTCCGCAACCGGCCCCTCGACGCCGGACCCTACGCGTTCGTCTGGGTCGACGCACTGACCCAGAAGGTCCGCGAGGGCGGCCGCATCATCAACGTCCACGCGCTGATCGCGGTCGGAGTCAATGCCGACGGCCACCGCGAGATCCTCGGCATCGACGTCGCCACCGCCGAGGACGGTGCCGGCTGGCTCGCCTTCCTGCGTTCCCTGACCGCCCGTGGCCTGTCCGGCGTCCAGCTGGTCGTCTCCGACGCCCACACCGGCCTGGTGAACGCGATCGGCGCTGTCCTGCCCGGCGCCTCCTGGCAGCGATGCCGCACGCATTACGCCCGGAATCTGCTCAGCCAGGTGCCGAAGTCCGCCCAGCCCTGGGTGGCCACACTGCTGCGGACGGTCTTCGAACAGCCCGATGCCGACGCCGTCCAGGCCCAGATGCGACATGTGCTGGACGCGATGGAGGCCAAGTTCCCCAAGGCGGCAGCCCACTTGGACTCCGCCCAGCACGAACTGCTGGCGTTCACCGCGTTCCCCCGCGAGATCTGGCGGCAGATCTGGTCGAACAATCCGCAGGAGCGACTGAACAAGGAAATCCGCCGCCGCACCGACGTGGTCGGCATCTTCCCCGACCGCACCGCCCTCATCCGACTCGTCGGCGCGGTGCTGGCCGAGCAGAACGACGAGTGGACCGAAGCCCGCCGATACATGGGACTCGACCTGCTCGCCAAGACCCGCCTCCACCCGATCGAGTCACAAACCGACGACACCGTCCTCCCGACCGAACTCACCGCATAA
- a CDS encoding nuclease-related domain-containing protein, whose product MAPAVGRIQGGLVELKGTRWKRHGHDRLYASLPDGTAAGWADLRTGDITVLRAEYRDDVIAVLTHHSQTNPEPVLRETAPEAEAARPMPPPLTPADDLAVNPPGASLHELLHRSGPGPMARVVSRLLRRPTEWDSWRKGLAGERRVGAELNRLARHGWRVLHSIPLANNVDVDHLLIGPDGVFSINTKHHHKKAVWVGDDAVKVDHGKPAPYARKSRAEAKRVIRVLEHYCGFPVPVEPVLVFVGVTDLKVVATQLSVRVYQERQVAALAPLSGVLTPEQVEQVYRVARHRQAWSRA is encoded by the coding sequence ATGGCCCCCGCCGTCGGGCGGATTCAAGGGGGCCTCGTGGAGCTCAAGGGCACGCGGTGGAAGCGGCACGGACATGATCGCCTGTATGCGAGCCTGCCTGATGGCACCGCGGCCGGTTGGGCGGACCTGAGAACGGGGGACATCACGGTCTTGCGCGCTGAGTATCGCGACGACGTGATCGCCGTGCTGACACACCACTCACAGACCAACCCCGAGCCAGTCCTGCGAGAGACGGCACCCGAGGCTGAAGCAGCGCGTCCGATGCCGCCGCCGCTGACGCCGGCCGACGACCTGGCCGTCAACCCTCCCGGTGCGTCCCTCCATGAGCTGCTCCATAGATCTGGCCCGGGTCCAATGGCGCGAGTCGTCTCAAGGCTTCTGCGGCGCCCCACAGAGTGGGACTCCTGGCGGAAGGGTCTGGCGGGGGAGCGGCGGGTGGGAGCCGAGCTGAACCGCTTGGCGCGCCACGGCTGGCGGGTCCTGCACTCCATCCCCCTGGCCAACAACGTGGACGTCGATCACTTGCTGATCGGGCCCGATGGGGTGTTCAGCATCAATACAAAGCACCACCACAAAAAGGCCGTATGGGTCGGCGACGATGCCGTGAAGGTCGATCACGGAAAACCGGCGCCCTACGCACGCAAGAGCCGGGCGGAGGCCAAGCGAGTAATCAGAGTGCTTGAGCACTATTGCGGCTTTCCCGTACCGGTGGAGCCAGTGCTCGTCTTCGTCGGCGTGACCGATCTGAAGGTGGTCGCCACGCAGCTCAGCGTGCGGGTGTACCAGGAACGCCAAGTAGCGGCACTGGCACCGCTCTCAGGGGTGCTGACGCCCGAACAGGTCGAGCAGGTGTACCGCGTGGCCCGCCATCGCCAGGCTTGGAGCCGGGCCTGA
- a CDS encoding type II toxin-antitoxin system VapC family toxin translates to MTRSPAIPGGTLVLDSEGLAKAVLRDRTVTGWLALARAEDLRVITSAATLVEVVHPRINRPALTWTLSRLVVEPVTEAIARHAADLLADAGLHGHKYAIDAMLSATALAAHTPVTVLTSDPEDLTALCGGRATVIKI, encoded by the coding sequence GTGACCCGCTCCCCCGCCATCCCCGGCGGCACCCTGGTCCTCGACAGTGAAGGGCTGGCCAAGGCCGTCCTGCGTGACCGCACCGTCACCGGCTGGCTCGCCCTCGCCCGCGCCGAAGACCTGCGGGTAATCACCTCTGCGGCAACACTTGTCGAGGTGGTCCACCCCCGGATCAACCGACCGGCCCTGACGTGGACGCTGTCCCGGCTTGTCGTCGAACCGGTCACCGAAGCCATCGCCCGCCACGCGGCCGATCTCCTCGCCGACGCCGGCCTGCACGGCCACAAGTACGCCATCGACGCCATGCTCAGCGCCACCGCCCTCGCCGCCCACACCCCCGTCACCGTGCTCACATCCGACCCGGAGGATCTCACCGCACTGTGTGGTGGACGTGCCACCGTCATCAAGATTTGA
- a CDS encoding CopG family transcriptional regulator translates to MSEATGKYSITMPRDIAEAAKARSGPSGLSAYVAAAVARQIERDNLNEIIQVAEAEHGPVTDEEIQALRDQLHQARQEQTQGGANAA, encoded by the coding sequence ATGTCTGAGGCCACCGGCAAGTATTCGATCACCATGCCGCGCGACATCGCGGAAGCGGCCAAGGCCCGCAGCGGCCCCTCCGGACTGTCCGCCTATGTGGCCGCTGCCGTGGCCCGCCAGATCGAACGCGACAACCTCAACGAAATCATCCAGGTCGCAGAGGCCGAGCACGGACCCGTCACCGACGAAGAGATCCAGGCTCTACGCGATCAGCTCCACCAGGCCCGCCAGGAGCAGACGCAAGGCGGGGCGAACGCCGCGTGA
- a CDS encoding HEAT repeat domain-containing protein, whose protein sequence is MVDTDLIKDLGAPDGRKAAADALVALGADGVERLVQELTDKDSSVDWRPVADVLERMGNAAFDGLLRGLASASTESSRKRVGFAFSCLGSAAVDGYTAALSHPVPHVRRMAVLGLQRCGDDARSAAPALLRLLGDPDQRVARQAQDALILQGEHMIPLLQRIRERGPGRQRARALTVLAELGGEPALSRADVAAIERLIRVKLPDDRPEGMWACWNHWMAVPSGDQAGIMQTLGLVDPRPVTFALGNDIVDADGHGCGTDDPHNGYERVFVTPELDGWTLILGAWSDPCGEERSEEVLRLCTELSARYGQAHAYYYGGQGDGSAWLIAEQGTVIRRYCETGEGEDELLTLGEPLPYERARRVELGLTPDWDAAQESQDDEDEWRWAAHDMAADLARSYDVSPLHIGPDTPSRGTGVIALTPYGLAHGVPAGAYRI, encoded by the coding sequence GTGGTGGACACCGACTTGATAAAGGACCTCGGAGCGCCAGACGGACGCAAGGCGGCGGCGGACGCCTTGGTCGCCCTGGGCGCCGACGGGGTGGAACGGCTGGTCCAGGAACTGACGGACAAGGACTCCTCCGTCGACTGGCGACCGGTCGCCGACGTACTCGAGCGGATGGGGAACGCAGCCTTCGACGGCCTGCTCCGGGGTCTTGCCTCCGCGTCAACCGAGAGCTCCCGCAAGCGAGTCGGCTTCGCGTTCTCCTGCCTTGGCTCGGCTGCCGTTGACGGCTACACCGCAGCCCTCTCCCATCCCGTGCCACACGTGCGCCGGATGGCTGTCCTCGGGCTCCAGCGCTGCGGCGACGACGCCCGGTCCGCCGCCCCTGCCCTGCTCCGGCTGCTCGGCGACCCTGACCAGAGGGTCGCCCGACAGGCGCAGGACGCCCTGATCCTCCAAGGCGAGCACATGATCCCCCTGCTCCAGCGCATCCGGGAACGAGGGCCGGGCCGGCAGCGGGCGCGGGCGCTGACCGTGCTCGCCGAGCTGGGCGGCGAACCGGCGCTGTCCCGCGCCGACGTGGCCGCGATCGAACGACTCATCCGCGTCAAGCTCCCGGACGACCGCCCCGAAGGGATGTGGGCGTGCTGGAATCACTGGATGGCCGTCCCGAGCGGTGACCAGGCCGGAATCATGCAGACCCTTGGCCTGGTCGACCCCAGACCCGTGACTTTCGCTCTCGGCAACGACATCGTCGACGCCGACGGCCACGGCTGCGGCACGGACGACCCCCACAACGGCTACGAACGGGTCTTCGTGACGCCCGAGCTCGACGGCTGGACCCTCATCCTCGGCGCATGGTCCGACCCGTGCGGCGAGGAGCGAAGCGAGGAGGTCCTGCGCCTGTGCACCGAACTCAGCGCCCGCTACGGCCAGGCACACGCGTACTACTACGGCGGCCAGGGCGACGGCTCCGCCTGGCTCATCGCCGAGCAGGGCACCGTGATCCGGCGGTACTGCGAAACAGGCGAAGGCGAGGACGAATTGCTCACCCTCGGCGAGCCCCTGCCGTACGAACGGGCCCGCCGTGTGGAACTGGGCCTCACGCCCGACTGGGACGCCGCGCAAGAGAGCCAGGACGACGAAGACGAATGGCGGTGGGCCGCGCACGACATGGCCGCCGACCTCGCCCGCTCCTATGACGTCAGCCCCCTGCACATCGGCCCCGACACACCATCACGGGGAACCGGCGTCATCGCCCTGACTCCGTACGGCCTCGCCCATGGCGTACCAGCGGGGGCCTACCGCATCTGA
- a CDS encoding VOC family protein gives MAIQRMDNVGIVVEDMDAAIAFFVELGMELEGRAEVEGLFADQCTGLDGVRCDIAMVRTPDGHSRLELAKYRSPAVISAGPRNRPHNILGTHRVMFAVDDIEDTVARLRPHGAELVGEIARFEDSYLLCYLRGPEGIIVGLAEQLR, from the coding sequence ATGGCGATTCAGCGGATGGACAACGTCGGCATCGTCGTCGAGGACATGGATGCCGCTATCGCGTTCTTCGTGGAACTCGGTATGGAGCTGGAGGGCAGGGCGGAGGTCGAGGGCCTCTTCGCCGACCAGTGCACCGGACTCGACGGCGTCCGCTGTGACATCGCGATGGTCCGGACCCCAGACGGTCACAGCCGGCTCGAGCTGGCGAAGTACCGCAGCCCCGCGGTGATCAGCGCCGGGCCGCGCAACCGGCCGCACAACATTCTGGGCACGCACCGCGTCATGTTCGCCGTCGACGACATCGAGGACACCGTTGCCCGCCTGCGCCCTCATGGCGCCGAACTCGTCGGCGAGATCGCCCGGTTCGAGGACAGCTATCTGCTCTGCTACCTCCGCGGCCCGGAGGGCATCATCGTCGGACTGGCCGAGCAACTGCGCTGA
- a CDS encoding ATP-binding protein, with translation MKREVIAHLGTLDFVVGKENVIFLGPPGTGKTHLATGLGIRACQAGHRVAFATAAQWVTRLAINTPQ, from the coding sequence GTGAAACGCGAGGTCATCGCGCATCTGGGGACGCTGGACTTCGTCGTCGGGAAGGAGAACGTGATCTTCCTTGGGCCGCCCGGCACCGGCAAGACCCATCTCGCCACCGGGCTCGGCATCCGGGCTTGTCAGGCCGGCCACCGGGTCGCCTTCGCCACCGCCGCCCAGTGGGTCACCCGCCTCGCCATCAACACTCCACAATGA
- a CDS encoding 5'-methylthioadenosine/S-adenosylhomocysteine nucleosidase family protein: MQEESEAFRAVGGLTQRLRGKPYYVPEGSDPKYPDVVHREIDRNNIQSGEKVRDVIEHWQPELLVLCGIAGGINGRADVSVGDVIIPPYIHYCSFAKLSSQGSRRRYIPFDYPSINLHQDYVAPLRDDHSWLTDSLRDELPEGCHPKVHIESLVAGDKIYGDPDSEEQRRIVQEYDEAVAIDMESVGLCRGVAASRNNPQYNPRLLIVRSVSDIIDDPQNDESRKLWRPYACSIASTFTWRVVTDIVEMEPDPRRTPEVAA, translated from the coding sequence GTGCAGGAGGAGAGCGAAGCCTTCAGAGCGGTTGGGGGCCTAACCCAGCGCCTTCGGGGGAAGCCCTATTACGTCCCTGAGGGGAGCGACCCCAAGTACCCGGACGTCGTTCACCGAGAGATCGATCGGAATAATATCCAGTCAGGTGAAAAGGTTAGAGATGTAATCGAGCACTGGCAGCCAGAACTTCTAGTACTGTGTGGGATCGCTGGGGGCATTAATGGGCGTGCAGATGTTTCAGTCGGCGACGTAATCATTCCCCCGTATATCCACTACTGCTCTTTTGCTAAGTTGAGCAGCCAAGGATCGCGTCGACGATATATCCCGTTTGACTATCCATCCATTAACCTCCATCAGGACTACGTGGCCCCCCTGAGGGATGACCACTCGTGGCTCACGGATTCACTAAGGGATGAACTCCCTGAAGGTTGTCACCCCAAGGTTCACATCGAAAGCCTTGTAGCTGGAGACAAAATCTATGGCGATCCCGATTCGGAGGAACAGCGGCGAATTGTGCAGGAATATGATGAAGCTGTAGCTATTGACATGGAGTCAGTGGGGCTCTGTCGTGGGGTAGCTGCCTCCAGAAATAACCCCCAATATAATCCACGCCTACTCATCGTCCGAAGCGTGTCAGATATAATTGATGACCCGCAAAACGATGAGAGTCGCAAACTCTGGCGACCTTACGCTTGTTCCATCGCGAGTACTTTCACGTGGCGAGTCGTAACAGATATCGTGGAAATGGAGCCAGACCCACGGCGTACTCCGGAGGTTGCGGCATGA